In Sardina pilchardus chromosome 10, fSarPil1.1, whole genome shotgun sequence, one genomic interval encodes:
- the klhl36 gene encoding kelch-like protein 36 isoform X1, with translation MIRQCLPTADDALIGDMEAPSQTSRQHGIGESSKRFSPGRLVYRWEERASCLLHGLNEQRQHGQLCDVVLVADEQRVPAHRALLAVSSPYFQAMFTLSMREAQQKEVELVGASYEGLRALVDFLYSGELLLDDGNIEHVLETAHLLQVWHAVDFCCQFLEAQVTADNFLYLQKLALLYSLERLDAFVDRFVLERFASLSLAPHFLSHVPASKMAAYLSAERVQQQSEQAVLRAALRWLAHGPERTEHARQLLAHVRFPLMPAAALAEWALPAVRSLLPPEAGCEPLLEEALNYQARVSAQPLLQTPRSQLRGATERLLLVGGEVSERSDELSAEVWRYEQEDGPGERSGWEVETHLPAQRSHHSVAVLGGFMFTAGGSTVRDNGGDTASNLLYRYDPRCNTWIQVASMNLRRVDFYLGAVGDCLIAVGGRNDSGALSSVEVYHPSEDFWEFVADLPRLTYGHAGSVHNGLVYISGGHDMQIGPYRRDFLSYDPQAGGGQGGQGDAWTERVPMLVARGWHCMAALGERIYALGGSNDHQDSIERFDILDVEAFEPRGEQWTRVSPLLRASSEAAVAVWEGRVYVLGGYSWDTLAFSHTTQVFRPDTGYWARGHDLPKHIAGATACVCPVTASPSRPPPAHPQGRSGHSRGRVSRRPLT, from the exons atgATTCGGCAATGTCTACCAACAGCGGATGATGCTCTG ATTGGGGACATGGAGGCGCCAAGTCAAACGTCTCGCCAGCATGGAATAGGTGAATCATCCAAG CGTTTTTCACCCGGGCGCTTGGTTTATCGCTGGGAAGAGAGGGCCAGTTGCCTGCTCCATGGCCTCAACGAACAACGTCAGCATGGCCAGCTGTGTGACGTGGTGCTGGTGGCGGATGAGCAGAGGGTCCCTGCGCACCGAGCCCTGCTTGCCGTCTCCAGTCCTTACTTCCAG GCCATGTTCACCCTGAGCATGCGGGAGGCCCAGCAGAAGGAGGTGGAGCTGGTGGGAGCGTCCTACGAGGGCCTGAGGGCACTGGTGGACTTCCTGTACAGCGGCGAGCTGCTGCTGGACGACGGCAACATCGAGCACGTGCTGGAGACGGCGCACCTGCTACAGGTGTGGCACGCCGTGGACTTCTGCTGCCAGTTCCTGGAGGCGCAGGTGACCGCCGATAACTTCCTGTACCTGCAGAAGCTGGCGCTGCTCTACAGCCTGGAGCGTCTGGACGCGTTCGTGGACCgctttgtgctggagcgcttcGCCTCGCTCTCGCTCGCCCCGCACTTCCTGAGTCACGTGCCGGCCTCCAAGATGGCCGCCTACCTGTCGGCCGAGCGCGTGCAGCAGCAGAGCGAGCAGGCGGTGCTGCGCGCCGCTCTCCGCTGGCTCGCTCACGGGCCCGAGCGGACCGAACACGCCCGGCAGCTGCTGGCCCACGTGCGCTTCCCGCTCATGCCGGCGGCCGCGCTGGCCGAGTGGGCCTTGCCCGCCGTGCGCTCTCTGCTGCCCCCGGAGGCCGGCTGCGAGCCTCTCCTGGAGGAGGCCCTGAACTACCAGGCCCGCGTCAGCGCCCAGCCCCTGCTCCAGACCCCGCGCTCCCAGCTGCGGGGGGCCACGGAGCGCCTCCTGCTGGTCGGGGGCGAGGTGTCGGAGAGGAGCGACGAGCTGAGCGCCGAGGTGTGGCGCTACGAGCAGGAGGACGGCCCGGGAGAGCGGAGCGGATGGGAGGTGGAGACGCACCTGCCCGCCCAGAGGAGCCATCACAGCGTGGCCGTGCTGGGGGGGTTCATGTTCACCGCCGGGGGGAGCACGGTGCGGGACAACGGGGGCGACACGGCCAGTAACCTGCTGTACCGCTACGACCCCCGCTGCAACACCTGGATTCAG GTGGCCTCCATGAACTTGAGGCGAGTGGACTTCTACCTGGGTGCTGTGGGGGACTGTCTGATAGCTGTCGGGGGGAGGAATGATTCCGGAGCCCTGTCCTCTGTAGAAGTGTACCATCCTTCCGAGGACTTCTGGGAGTTTGTGGCTGACCTGCCGAG gttgACCTATGGCCATGCAGGCTCCGTGCACAATGGTTTAGTCTACATCTCCGGCGGCCATGACATGCAGATCGGCCCCTACCGCCGTGACTTCCTGAGCTACGACCCGCAGGCGGGCGGCGGACAGGGCGGACAGGGCGACGCGTGGACGGAGCGGGTGCCCATGCTCGTGGCCCGCGGCTGGCACTGCATGGCGGCGCTGGGCGAGCGCATCTACGCGCTGGGCGGCAGCAACGACCACCAGGACAGCATCGAGCGCTTCGACATCCTGGACGTGGAGGCGTTCGAGCCGCGCGGCGAGCAGTGGACGCGCGTGAGCCCGCTGCTGAGGGCGAGCAGCGAGGCGGCCGTGGCCGTGTGGGAGGGACGCGTCTACGTGCTGGGCGGGTACAGCTGGGACACGCTGGCGTTCTCGCACACCACGCAGGTCTTCCGCCCGGACACCGGCTACTGGGCCAGGGGGCACGATCTGCCCAAGCACATCGCGGGCGccacggcgtgtgtgtgtcccgtcACGGCCTCGCCCTCACGACCCCCGCCTGCCCACCCCCAGGGCAGGTCTGGACACAGCAGGGGGAGGGTCAGTAGGAGACCCCTCACATAG
- the klhl36 gene encoding kelch-like protein 36 isoform X2 produces MIGDMEAPSQTSRQHGIGESSKRFSPGRLVYRWEERASCLLHGLNEQRQHGQLCDVVLVADEQRVPAHRALLAVSSPYFQAMFTLSMREAQQKEVELVGASYEGLRALVDFLYSGELLLDDGNIEHVLETAHLLQVWHAVDFCCQFLEAQVTADNFLYLQKLALLYSLERLDAFVDRFVLERFASLSLAPHFLSHVPASKMAAYLSAERVQQQSEQAVLRAALRWLAHGPERTEHARQLLAHVRFPLMPAAALAEWALPAVRSLLPPEAGCEPLLEEALNYQARVSAQPLLQTPRSQLRGATERLLLVGGEVSERSDELSAEVWRYEQEDGPGERSGWEVETHLPAQRSHHSVAVLGGFMFTAGGSTVRDNGGDTASNLLYRYDPRCNTWIQVASMNLRRVDFYLGAVGDCLIAVGGRNDSGALSSVEVYHPSEDFWEFVADLPRLTYGHAGSVHNGLVYISGGHDMQIGPYRRDFLSYDPQAGGGQGGQGDAWTERVPMLVARGWHCMAALGERIYALGGSNDHQDSIERFDILDVEAFEPRGEQWTRVSPLLRASSEAAVAVWEGRVYVLGGYSWDTLAFSHTTQVFRPDTGYWARGHDLPKHIAGATACVCPVTASPSRPPPAHPQGRSGHSRGRVSRRPLT; encoded by the exons ATG ATTGGGGACATGGAGGCGCCAAGTCAAACGTCTCGCCAGCATGGAATAGGTGAATCATCCAAG CGTTTTTCACCCGGGCGCTTGGTTTATCGCTGGGAAGAGAGGGCCAGTTGCCTGCTCCATGGCCTCAACGAACAACGTCAGCATGGCCAGCTGTGTGACGTGGTGCTGGTGGCGGATGAGCAGAGGGTCCCTGCGCACCGAGCCCTGCTTGCCGTCTCCAGTCCTTACTTCCAG GCCATGTTCACCCTGAGCATGCGGGAGGCCCAGCAGAAGGAGGTGGAGCTGGTGGGAGCGTCCTACGAGGGCCTGAGGGCACTGGTGGACTTCCTGTACAGCGGCGAGCTGCTGCTGGACGACGGCAACATCGAGCACGTGCTGGAGACGGCGCACCTGCTACAGGTGTGGCACGCCGTGGACTTCTGCTGCCAGTTCCTGGAGGCGCAGGTGACCGCCGATAACTTCCTGTACCTGCAGAAGCTGGCGCTGCTCTACAGCCTGGAGCGTCTGGACGCGTTCGTGGACCgctttgtgctggagcgcttcGCCTCGCTCTCGCTCGCCCCGCACTTCCTGAGTCACGTGCCGGCCTCCAAGATGGCCGCCTACCTGTCGGCCGAGCGCGTGCAGCAGCAGAGCGAGCAGGCGGTGCTGCGCGCCGCTCTCCGCTGGCTCGCTCACGGGCCCGAGCGGACCGAACACGCCCGGCAGCTGCTGGCCCACGTGCGCTTCCCGCTCATGCCGGCGGCCGCGCTGGCCGAGTGGGCCTTGCCCGCCGTGCGCTCTCTGCTGCCCCCGGAGGCCGGCTGCGAGCCTCTCCTGGAGGAGGCCCTGAACTACCAGGCCCGCGTCAGCGCCCAGCCCCTGCTCCAGACCCCGCGCTCCCAGCTGCGGGGGGCCACGGAGCGCCTCCTGCTGGTCGGGGGCGAGGTGTCGGAGAGGAGCGACGAGCTGAGCGCCGAGGTGTGGCGCTACGAGCAGGAGGACGGCCCGGGAGAGCGGAGCGGATGGGAGGTGGAGACGCACCTGCCCGCCCAGAGGAGCCATCACAGCGTGGCCGTGCTGGGGGGGTTCATGTTCACCGCCGGGGGGAGCACGGTGCGGGACAACGGGGGCGACACGGCCAGTAACCTGCTGTACCGCTACGACCCCCGCTGCAACACCTGGATTCAG GTGGCCTCCATGAACTTGAGGCGAGTGGACTTCTACCTGGGTGCTGTGGGGGACTGTCTGATAGCTGTCGGGGGGAGGAATGATTCCGGAGCCCTGTCCTCTGTAGAAGTGTACCATCCTTCCGAGGACTTCTGGGAGTTTGTGGCTGACCTGCCGAG gttgACCTATGGCCATGCAGGCTCCGTGCACAATGGTTTAGTCTACATCTCCGGCGGCCATGACATGCAGATCGGCCCCTACCGCCGTGACTTCCTGAGCTACGACCCGCAGGCGGGCGGCGGACAGGGCGGACAGGGCGACGCGTGGACGGAGCGGGTGCCCATGCTCGTGGCCCGCGGCTGGCACTGCATGGCGGCGCTGGGCGAGCGCATCTACGCGCTGGGCGGCAGCAACGACCACCAGGACAGCATCGAGCGCTTCGACATCCTGGACGTGGAGGCGTTCGAGCCGCGCGGCGAGCAGTGGACGCGCGTGAGCCCGCTGCTGAGGGCGAGCAGCGAGGCGGCCGTGGCCGTGTGGGAGGGACGCGTCTACGTGCTGGGCGGGTACAGCTGGGACACGCTGGCGTTCTCGCACACCACGCAGGTCTTCCGCCCGGACACCGGCTACTGGGCCAGGGGGCACGATCTGCCCAAGCACATCGCGGGCGccacggcgtgtgtgtgtcccgtcACGGCCTCGCCCTCACGACCCCCGCCTGCCCACCCCCAGGGCAGGTCTGGACACAGCAGGGGGAGGGTCAGTAGGAGACCCCTCACATAG
- the klhl36 gene encoding kelch-like protein 36 isoform X3 — protein MEAPSQTSRQHGIGESSKRFSPGRLVYRWEERASCLLHGLNEQRQHGQLCDVVLVADEQRVPAHRALLAVSSPYFQAMFTLSMREAQQKEVELVGASYEGLRALVDFLYSGELLLDDGNIEHVLETAHLLQVWHAVDFCCQFLEAQVTADNFLYLQKLALLYSLERLDAFVDRFVLERFASLSLAPHFLSHVPASKMAAYLSAERVQQQSEQAVLRAALRWLAHGPERTEHARQLLAHVRFPLMPAAALAEWALPAVRSLLPPEAGCEPLLEEALNYQARVSAQPLLQTPRSQLRGATERLLLVGGEVSERSDELSAEVWRYEQEDGPGERSGWEVETHLPAQRSHHSVAVLGGFMFTAGGSTVRDNGGDTASNLLYRYDPRCNTWIQVASMNLRRVDFYLGAVGDCLIAVGGRNDSGALSSVEVYHPSEDFWEFVADLPRLTYGHAGSVHNGLVYISGGHDMQIGPYRRDFLSYDPQAGGGQGGQGDAWTERVPMLVARGWHCMAALGERIYALGGSNDHQDSIERFDILDVEAFEPRGEQWTRVSPLLRASSEAAVAVWEGRVYVLGGYSWDTLAFSHTTQVFRPDTGYWARGHDLPKHIAGATACVCPVTASPSRPPPAHPQGRSGHSRGRVSRRPLT, from the exons ATGGAGGCGCCAAGTCAAACGTCTCGCCAGCATGGAATAGGTGAATCATCCAAG CGTTTTTCACCCGGGCGCTTGGTTTATCGCTGGGAAGAGAGGGCCAGTTGCCTGCTCCATGGCCTCAACGAACAACGTCAGCATGGCCAGCTGTGTGACGTGGTGCTGGTGGCGGATGAGCAGAGGGTCCCTGCGCACCGAGCCCTGCTTGCCGTCTCCAGTCCTTACTTCCAG GCCATGTTCACCCTGAGCATGCGGGAGGCCCAGCAGAAGGAGGTGGAGCTGGTGGGAGCGTCCTACGAGGGCCTGAGGGCACTGGTGGACTTCCTGTACAGCGGCGAGCTGCTGCTGGACGACGGCAACATCGAGCACGTGCTGGAGACGGCGCACCTGCTACAGGTGTGGCACGCCGTGGACTTCTGCTGCCAGTTCCTGGAGGCGCAGGTGACCGCCGATAACTTCCTGTACCTGCAGAAGCTGGCGCTGCTCTACAGCCTGGAGCGTCTGGACGCGTTCGTGGACCgctttgtgctggagcgcttcGCCTCGCTCTCGCTCGCCCCGCACTTCCTGAGTCACGTGCCGGCCTCCAAGATGGCCGCCTACCTGTCGGCCGAGCGCGTGCAGCAGCAGAGCGAGCAGGCGGTGCTGCGCGCCGCTCTCCGCTGGCTCGCTCACGGGCCCGAGCGGACCGAACACGCCCGGCAGCTGCTGGCCCACGTGCGCTTCCCGCTCATGCCGGCGGCCGCGCTGGCCGAGTGGGCCTTGCCCGCCGTGCGCTCTCTGCTGCCCCCGGAGGCCGGCTGCGAGCCTCTCCTGGAGGAGGCCCTGAACTACCAGGCCCGCGTCAGCGCCCAGCCCCTGCTCCAGACCCCGCGCTCCCAGCTGCGGGGGGCCACGGAGCGCCTCCTGCTGGTCGGGGGCGAGGTGTCGGAGAGGAGCGACGAGCTGAGCGCCGAGGTGTGGCGCTACGAGCAGGAGGACGGCCCGGGAGAGCGGAGCGGATGGGAGGTGGAGACGCACCTGCCCGCCCAGAGGAGCCATCACAGCGTGGCCGTGCTGGGGGGGTTCATGTTCACCGCCGGGGGGAGCACGGTGCGGGACAACGGGGGCGACACGGCCAGTAACCTGCTGTACCGCTACGACCCCCGCTGCAACACCTGGATTCAG GTGGCCTCCATGAACTTGAGGCGAGTGGACTTCTACCTGGGTGCTGTGGGGGACTGTCTGATAGCTGTCGGGGGGAGGAATGATTCCGGAGCCCTGTCCTCTGTAGAAGTGTACCATCCTTCCGAGGACTTCTGGGAGTTTGTGGCTGACCTGCCGAG gttgACCTATGGCCATGCAGGCTCCGTGCACAATGGTTTAGTCTACATCTCCGGCGGCCATGACATGCAGATCGGCCCCTACCGCCGTGACTTCCTGAGCTACGACCCGCAGGCGGGCGGCGGACAGGGCGGACAGGGCGACGCGTGGACGGAGCGGGTGCCCATGCTCGTGGCCCGCGGCTGGCACTGCATGGCGGCGCTGGGCGAGCGCATCTACGCGCTGGGCGGCAGCAACGACCACCAGGACAGCATCGAGCGCTTCGACATCCTGGACGTGGAGGCGTTCGAGCCGCGCGGCGAGCAGTGGACGCGCGTGAGCCCGCTGCTGAGGGCGAGCAGCGAGGCGGCCGTGGCCGTGTGGGAGGGACGCGTCTACGTGCTGGGCGGGTACAGCTGGGACACGCTGGCGTTCTCGCACACCACGCAGGTCTTCCGCCCGGACACCGGCTACTGGGCCAGGGGGCACGATCTGCCCAAGCACATCGCGGGCGccacggcgtgtgtgtgtcccgtcACGGCCTCGCCCTCACGACCCCCGCCTGCCCACCCCCAGGGCAGGTCTGGACACAGCAGGGGGAGGGTCAGTAGGAGACCCCTCACATAG
- the cotl1 gene encoding coactosin-like protein: MATRIDKEACREAYNLVRDDNTDINWAAFKYDGPTIVPAGHGTDYEEFKGHCTDDGRLFGFVRFTTGDAMSKRAKFTLITWIGENVSGLQRAKISTDKTLVKDVVQNFAKEFMISERKELEEDYIRNELKKAGGANYDAQAE; the protein is encoded by the exons ATGGCAACACGAATCGACAAAGAGGCTTGCAGGGAAGCTTATAATTTGGTCAGAGACGATAACACTGATATAAACTG GGCGGCGTTTAAATATGACGGCCCTACCATTGTGCCAGCTGGACATGGGACCGATTACGAAGAATTCAAGGGCCACTGTACAG ACGATGGGCGGCTCTTCGGATTCGTGCGGTTCACGACGGGCGACGCCATGAGCAAGCGGGCCAAGTTCACGCTGATCACCTGGATCGGGGAGAACGTCAGCGGACTGCAGCGTGCCAAAATCAGCACTGACAAGACACTGGTCAAAGACGTGGTccag aactTTGCAAAGGAGTTCATGATCAGCGAGCGCAAAGAACTAGAGGAGGATTACATCCGCAACGAGCTGAAGAAAGCAGGCGGGGCCAACTACGACGCGCAGGCGGAGTAA